One genomic window of Monodelphis domestica isolate mMonDom1 chromosome 1, mMonDom1.pri, whole genome shotgun sequence includes the following:
- the FABP1 gene encoding fatty acid-binding protein, liver: MNFSGKYQLQSQENFEAFMKAAGVPDDIIQKGKDVKSVSEIVQNGKHFKLTISTGTRVLVNEFTLGEECELETLTGEKVKTVVQMEGNNKLVTTLKGIKSVTELNGDIITNTMTLGDIVFKRTSKRL, encoded by the exons ATGAACTTCTCAGGGAAGTACCAGCTCCAGTCCCAGGAGAATTTCGAAGCCTTCATGAAGGCTGCAG GTGTGCCCGATGACATCATACAGAAGGGAAAGGATGTCAAGAGTGTGTCTGAGATTGTACAAAATGGGAAACACTTCAAGCTCACCATCTCAACTGGCACCAGAGTCCTGGTCAACGAGTTCACTTTGGGGGAGGAATGTGAGCTGGAGACTCTGACTGGAGAAAAGGTCAAG ACTGTAGTGCAGatggaaggaaacaacaaactggtgACAACTCTCAAAGGAATCAAATCAGTCACTGAACTCAATGGAGACATAATCACCAAT ACCATGACCTTGGGTGATATTGTCTTCAAGAGAACCAGCAAGAGACTTTAG